A region from the Tahibacter amnicola genome encodes:
- a CDS encoding AI-2E family transporter: MNGPRWWQWQWIEHESSSDATMSEVERLGRRQQRNVASLRFAAIWLTLLATLFTMFVARTLLVPILFSVFVALSINPIVSSLSRRWFPRALVAALVMLGGLCIVALVVTWVASPAYRWVERAPEAVRALAPKMRAFTEQIDAAARATQSLVTTSKDVTTEGPPVLFDVWATVAIAPKVVLAIFSVVLLVYFFLVYGESLLRRTVEISPSLTQKRNAVDIVRVMQHEMSRYLFTTTAINAGVGIGAASIATMTGIPDPLLWGVLAMVLNFIPYIGPLSMTGLFVILGLLTYTRLGAALMPAVLFAVMVIIEGQFITPMILGRRMAINPVAILLWLMILGWLWGAIGIVIAVPCLVAIKIVCERIEGWHWFSRLIG; this comes from the coding sequence ATGAACGGGCCGCGCTGGTGGCAGTGGCAGTGGATCGAGCATGAGTCGTCGTCGGACGCGACGATGAGCGAGGTCGAGCGCCTGGGCCGGCGCCAGCAGCGCAACGTTGCGTCCCTGCGTTTCGCTGCGATCTGGCTGACCCTGCTCGCCACGCTGTTCACCATGTTCGTCGCGCGGACGTTGCTGGTGCCGATACTGTTTTCTGTATTTGTTGCATTGTCGATCAATCCCATCGTTTCGAGTCTGTCGCGGCGCTGGTTTCCACGCGCGCTGGTGGCCGCGCTGGTGATGCTGGGCGGACTGTGCATCGTGGCGCTGGTGGTCACCTGGGTGGCATCGCCGGCCTACCGGTGGGTCGAGCGGGCGCCCGAGGCGGTGCGCGCGTTGGCGCCGAAAATGCGCGCATTCACCGAGCAGATCGACGCCGCCGCGCGTGCCACGCAGTCGCTGGTGACGACCAGCAAGGATGTGACGACGGAAGGACCGCCCGTGCTGTTCGACGTCTGGGCGACGGTCGCTATCGCCCCCAAGGTCGTGCTGGCGATTTTCAGCGTCGTCCTGCTGGTGTACTTTTTCCTGGTTTACGGGGAGTCCCTGCTGCGCCGCACGGTGGAGATTTCGCCGTCGCTGACACAGAAGCGCAACGCGGTCGACATCGTCCGCGTGATGCAGCACGAGATGTCGCGCTATCTGTTCACGACCACGGCGATCAATGCCGGTGTCGGCATCGGGGCCGCCAGCATCGCCACCATGACCGGCATCCCCGATCCGTTGCTGTGGGGCGTGCTGGCCATGGTGCTCAACTTCATCCCATACATCGGCCCGTTGTCGATGACCGGGTTGTTCGTGATCCTGGGCCTGTTGACCTATACCCGGCTGGGGGCCGCACTGATGCCCGCGGTGCTGTTTGCGGTGATGGTCATCATCGAAGGGCAGTTCATCACGCCGATGATCCTGGGCCGCCGCATGGCCATCAATCCGGTCGCCATCTTGTTATGGCTGATGATTCTTGGCTGGTTGTGGGGGGCAATTGGCATCGTCATTGCCGTGCCGTGCCTCGTCGCGATCAAGATCGTGTGCGAGCGCATCGAAGGCTGGCACTGGTTCTCACGGCTGATCGGCTGA
- a CDS encoding DUF883 family protein: MNPSEKSTSPANGEELPVEPVRRSQQGGDADLPGDGPDAAKAAHELKDALGRAWSEARDTVGSLRGTLGKGARNVGRDTREAATEARETLSGAASEFGQLGEEVADDALELARAVGLGVSRYVRRHPLQSIVVAAAAGALIGRLLRGRH, translated from the coding sequence ATGAACCCCAGCGAAAAATCCACATCGCCTGCCAATGGCGAAGAACTGCCCGTCGAACCCGTGCGGCGCAGCCAGCAGGGCGGTGACGCGGACCTGCCCGGTGATGGTCCCGATGCCGCAAAGGCCGCTCACGAACTCAAGGACGCCCTGGGCCGAGCCTGGTCCGAGGCGCGCGATACCGTCGGCAGCCTGCGCGGGACCCTCGGCAAGGGGGCACGCAATGTGGGCCGCGATACGCGCGAGGCGGCGACCGAGGCACGCGAGACATTGTCCGGCGCGGCATCGGAATTTGGCCAGCTGGGCGAGGAAGTCGCCGATGACGCACTTGAGCTGGCGCGCGCCGTCGGACTTGGTGTTTCGCGCTACGTGCGGCGTCACCCGCTGCAATCGATCGTGGTGGCGGCCGCTGCCGGGGCCCTGATCGGACGGTTGTTGCGCGGACGCCATTGA
- a CDS encoding RNA polymerase sigma factor, whose product MREECTDEELMLAYGHGDVPAFEALYARHRGTLYRFLLRNCRDRASADELFQETWSRVIAARERYRPEAKFTTWLLQIAHNLAIDLLRRHRPQAGEEETEQVFRLLDAPESEQPERVLSEFEQRRRLQLALEELPDEQRLAFVLRMENGMGLDEIAHVTGAGQETVKSRLRYAFAKIRARFAE is encoded by the coding sequence ATGAGGGAGGAGTGTACGGACGAAGAACTGATGCTGGCGTACGGGCACGGCGACGTGCCCGCGTTCGAGGCATTGTATGCGCGCCATCGCGGTACACTGTACCGCTTTCTGCTGCGCAACTGCCGCGACCGCGCCAGCGCCGACGAGCTGTTTCAGGAAACCTGGAGCCGCGTGATTGCTGCGCGCGAGCGCTACCGGCCGGAGGCGAAATTCACCACCTGGCTGCTGCAGATCGCGCACAACCTGGCCATCGACCTGCTGCGGCGCCACCGTCCGCAGGCAGGCGAAGAGGAGACCGAGCAGGTATTCCGCCTGCTCGACGCTCCCGAATCCGAGCAACCCGAGCGCGTCCTGTCCGAGTTCGAGCAGCGGCGCCGGCTCCAGCTGGCGCTGGAAGAGTTGCCGGATGAACAACGGCTGGCTTTTGTACTGCGCATGGAGAACGGCATGGGACTGGACGAGATCGCGCACGTCACGGGAGCCGGACAAGAAACGGTGAAATCGCGCCTGCGTTACGCGTTCGCGAAGATCCGTGCAAGGTTTGCCGAATGA